The following coding sequences lie in one Echeneis naucrates unplaced genomic scaffold, fEcheNa1.1, whole genome shotgun sequence genomic window:
- the LOC115038406 gene encoding NACHT, LRR and PYD domains-containing protein 1b allele 2-like, translating to MDVSEDTKLDKSPQSFTPELKTESTKVSYRFRCPGPGMFQCSLTGLVFVVDQEAELLYNTVQWDESLLQSAGKMAAGPLFNIHCPEDAVCELHLPHCETEDALPSEGLLSVVHITDDGMSFLKPLKITDTHVIVEVSHFSAFGLVWLGEMLQRLFNNKKPICGQVLLFLRPPARDIQILDVFLLPRNLPLSEVASQQDDAVYIKNSSDCKLIADQRYSVLSDPEDFEVQPESAEFYLKERQNYFPTFEVFLTPNQKKLTLMVKDEDGTEVWKRKVPLQSPNRENDQSSLPADDNLQAEERLLLTRTGFIQRVSDTVLNQLLDKLLERGVISDEEMQSARTKSRAEKARDVIDSVRRKGREASSFLIAALCQLDPCVSRELSLR from the exons atggatgtgtcagaggacacaaaactggacaag tctccacagagcttcacacctgaactgaaaactgaatctaCCAAAGTGTCCTACAG gttcaggtgtcctggtccaggtatgttccagtgttctttaactggactggtgtttgttgttgatcaggAGGCGGAGCTCCTTTACAACACTGTCCAGTGGGATGAAAGCCTCCTCCAATCAGCTggcaagatggctgctgggccGCTGTTCAATATCCACTGTCCTGAGGACGCTGTCTGTGAGCTCCACCTCCCACACTGTGAAACAGAAGACG ctctaccctctgaaggtctgctgtctgtcgtccacatcactgatgatggaaTGAGCTTCCTCAAACCTCTGAAGATCACAGACACTCATGTGATTGTCGAAGtctctcatttctctgcctTTGGCCTCGTCTGGTTGGGCGAGATGCTACAGAGGTTATTCAACAACAAGAAACCTATTTGTGGCCAAGTTCTGCTGTTCCTCCGACCTCCGGCCAGAGACATTCAAATACTGGATGTGTTTCTCCTGCCAAGGAACCTCCCTTTGTCTGAG GTTGCTTCCCAACAAGATGATGCCGTTTACATCAAGAACTCTTCTGACTGTAAACTGATAGCTGACCAAAGGTACAGTGTCCTCTCTGATCCAGAGGACTTTGAAGTACAGCCTGAG tcTGCTGAGTTTTACTTAAAGGAAAGGCAAAATTACTTTCCAACATTTGAGGTCTTCCTGActccaaaccaaaagaaacTGACTCTGATGGTCAAAGATGAAGACGGAACAGAAGTGTGGAAACGCAAAGTCCCCCTGCAAA GTCCAAATAGGGAAAATGATCAAAGCAGCCTCCCAGCTGATGACAACCTCCAAGCAGAAGAGAGGCTGCTCCTCACTCGAACAGGATTCATTCAGAGAGTGTCTGACACTGTTCTCAACCAGCTTCTGGATAAACTGCTTGAGCGTGGAGTtatcagtgatgaagaaatgcAGTCAGCCAGAACAAAGTCCAGAGCAGAAAAAGCCAGAGATGTGATCGACTcagtgagaagaaagggaagagaagccagctcatttctgattgctgctctctgtcagctggatcCATGTGTTTCCAGAGAGCTCTCATTAAGATGA